A genomic region of Fodinisporobacter ferrooxydans contains the following coding sequences:
- a CDS encoding PD-(D/E)XK nuclease family protein — protein MKQLIYGVWGESDRDTLIQEFLPFLRQKKVDNCYYVVPTAGLAADIRERLLAQVSGWVGKPILTFDDLIARIVRFSPIPVQRIDTVMQERAIHHIMEQSDRIWAGKPLKQWAKLPGVVRTMMQTIAELRRSGISVEHVREFADEDLQTVTVVWQQYETWLRQNADVRLIDIEESFRYAEELLQQYGIQRILPQLACILFDHFVDFTPLQKRILSHFRRVDTCIVYIPVSADTGQAHSEIKGSLSALERILTEDAGHPFDIVRGKDDSERWDQKDLCVEITPVQSMEKQWLWVAKEIKKRSHGGVPLERMAILVPNLKEHIRELDHVLQKEHIPHRAVVSQSLRSIPFVQEMITFMRIASEQWRREDVLAYAVQKQLLGERIPVHALKRLAVKLGIQRGYDIWQERLQTYLQSLNDTSESAGMEEREFRSVQLEKEIADVRSILQWLASVHERIEPFLQHAPLLNYIQQLFVSIPIVQLRKNLVQKAKTALHASREDIRINLRQPVHVSYIRRDMRAIDALYTWAEHVKRIERRLQREHENCSLQEFVEILETDWEEIEVDAQDAGENGVWILEPTAARGLVFDHVFFANLNEGTFPKPKPIHWLLREEQRRALIRQGLQLPQQQLQMDLQHVFFTMAFQLAKQRLDLLYVEEKGMLRSRFLETLMRDCPQQAEQWSRHIRECTDAFFQGSACVPAAWQDLSQTKERDMWLFAHVAVADLQHAMQVEYKDSCAFQEWQYRFQQIAVEDERMQDVSRYRGTLRDPEIRRELQERFHKDRVYSASFFNQYGSCPFQFFVNRVLAAELPDEEGDILAVADRGNLYHRVLFRLYEEWRENRNRKLTDADRDKWLSELRRIVAEELAALEQSTYIGERLTWQIEKERIQEKLEQWLEYEMRSFDQMDAKLQPHRLEWSFGMPLEDHQLKDPNSTAQPIEMAGLKFAGRIDRIDYAKEHDMYAIYDYKTTGNSLTGKKDLERGIDFQLAVYLQAVGENKELLGIGEGAAAAGALYYGIEKPNRGKGVYHELHKDKIGLKRNRTFIPALEWEETLEKSLETIQSYHQSMQEGEFAVQPRKCTTYCPYKRICRFDPIQSIAFEQQKQGMKEEEKEGKI, from the coding sequence TTGAAGCAATTGATCTATGGTGTTTGGGGGGAAAGTGACAGAGACACGTTGATTCAGGAGTTTTTGCCGTTTTTGCGGCAAAAAAAAGTGGACAATTGTTACTATGTCGTTCCAACGGCCGGTTTGGCGGCGGATATTCGCGAACGCTTGCTGGCACAAGTGTCCGGCTGGGTCGGAAAGCCGATTCTGACATTCGATGATTTGATTGCGCGCATTGTCCGGTTCTCACCAATTCCTGTACAGCGCATTGACACAGTGATGCAGGAACGGGCCATTCACCACATAATGGAACAATCCGATCGCATATGGGCAGGCAAGCCGTTAAAGCAGTGGGCAAAGCTGCCCGGAGTTGTCAGAACGATGATGCAGACCATTGCGGAATTGCGGCGGTCCGGTATTTCGGTAGAGCATGTCAGGGAGTTTGCGGATGAAGATTTGCAGACGGTGACAGTTGTCTGGCAGCAGTATGAAACATGGCTTAGGCAAAATGCAGATGTCCGGTTGATCGATATCGAGGAAAGCTTCCGGTATGCGGAAGAACTTTTGCAGCAGTATGGAATACAAAGGATTTTGCCGCAGCTTGCGTGTATTCTGTTTGATCATTTTGTCGATTTTACTCCTCTGCAAAAACGGATTTTGTCCCATTTTCGCCGAGTCGACACATGTATCGTATATATACCTGTTTCTGCAGATACCGGACAAGCTCATTCGGAAATCAAAGGGTCTTTGTCCGCCCTCGAACGCATATTGACGGAAGATGCCGGCCACCCGTTTGACATTGTGCGTGGGAAAGACGATTCGGAACGATGGGATCAAAAAGATTTATGTGTAGAAATAACACCTGTTCAATCCATGGAGAAACAGTGGCTTTGGGTTGCAAAAGAGATCAAAAAACGGTCGCATGGCGGAGTGCCGCTGGAACGGATGGCAATCCTTGTGCCGAATCTGAAAGAGCATATCCGGGAACTGGATCATGTATTGCAAAAAGAGCACATTCCCCATCGGGCAGTAGTCAGTCAATCTCTGCGATCGATTCCGTTCGTGCAAGAAATGATCACGTTTATGCGCATTGCAAGTGAACAGTGGCGCAGGGAAGACGTGTTGGCGTATGCGGTACAAAAGCAGCTGCTGGGCGAACGGATCCCCGTACATGCGCTCAAGCGTCTTGCCGTAAAACTCGGAATTCAGCGGGGGTACGACATATGGCAGGAACGTCTGCAAACCTATTTGCAATCCCTGAACGACACATCCGAGTCAGCAGGGATGGAAGAACGGGAATTTCGAAGCGTACAGCTGGAAAAGGAAATTGCCGATGTGCGTTCCATTTTGCAGTGGCTTGCGAGCGTTCATGAACGTATCGAACCGTTTTTGCAGCACGCTCCTTTGCTGAACTATATACAACAGCTGTTTGTATCGATTCCCATCGTACAGCTGCGAAAAAACCTCGTGCAAAAAGCAAAAACGGCATTGCACGCCAGCAGGGAAGACATCAGAATAAACCTTCGGCAACCGGTCCACGTTTCTTACATTCGCAGAGATATGCGGGCCATTGATGCATTGTATACATGGGCAGAACATGTGAAACGGATCGAACGGCGATTGCAGCGGGAGCATGAAAATTGTTCACTGCAAGAGTTTGTCGAGATTCTGGAGACTGACTGGGAAGAGATTGAAGTGGATGCGCAAGATGCGGGTGAAAACGGTGTTTGGATTCTGGAGCCGACTGCAGCCCGTGGATTGGTATTCGACCACGTGTTTTTTGCCAATCTCAACGAAGGAACATTTCCCAAGCCCAAACCAATCCACTGGCTGTTGCGGGAAGAGCAAAGACGGGCGTTGATCCGGCAAGGATTGCAATTGCCGCAGCAGCAGTTGCAGATGGACTTGCAGCACGTATTTTTTACAATGGCGTTCCAACTGGCAAAGCAGCGTTTGGACTTGCTGTATGTAGAAGAGAAGGGGATGCTGCGCAGTCGTTTTCTGGAAACACTTATGCGGGATTGCCCGCAGCAGGCGGAACAGTGGAGCCGACATATCCGGGAATGCACGGATGCTTTTTTTCAAGGCTCAGCTTGCGTTCCTGCTGCTTGGCAGGATTTGTCCCAAACGAAAGAACGGGACATGTGGCTGTTTGCACATGTTGCAGTTGCGGATTTGCAGCATGCGATGCAAGTGGAGTATAAAGACTCCTGTGCATTTCAAGAGTGGCAGTACCGATTTCAACAAATCGCGGTCGAGGACGAAAGGATGCAGGATGTCAGCCGTTATCGAGGAACATTGAGGGATCCTGAGATTCGCAGGGAATTGCAGGAACGGTTCCACAAAGATCGGGTCTATAGTGCGTCCTTTTTCAACCAATACGGATCTTGCCCGTTTCAGTTTTTTGTGAATCGCGTTCTCGCTGCAGAACTTCCGGATGAAGAAGGAGACATTTTGGCTGTGGCTGATCGGGGAAATTTGTATCATAGGGTATTGTTCCGATTGTATGAAGAATGGCGAGAAAACAGGAATCGCAAATTGACAGATGCGGATCGGGACAAATGGTTGTCAGAGTTGCGGCGAATTGTTGCGGAAGAGCTTGCAGCACTGGAACAATCCACCTATATCGGGGAACGTTTGACATGGCAAATCGAAAAAGAACGAATTCAGGAGAAGTTGGAGCAATGGCTGGAATATGAGATGCGGTCATTTGACCAAATGGATGCGAAGTTGCAGCCGCATCGGCTGGAATGGAGTTTTGGCATGCCGTTGGAAGATCATCAACTGAAAGATCCGAATTCGACAGCACAGCCGATCGAAATGGCAGGACTAAAATTCGCCGGAAGAATTGACCGCATCGACTATGCCAAAGAGCATGACATGTATGCGATCTATGACTATAAAACAACGGGAAACAGTCTGACCGGGAAAAAGGATCTGGAACGGGGAATCGACTTTCAACTGGCTGTCTACCTGCAAGCTGTCGGCGAAAATAAAGAATTGCTGGGAATTGGCGAAGGAGCTGCAGCAGCAGGCGCCTTGTATTACGGCATTGAAAAGCCCAATCGCGGCAAAGGCGTCTATCATGAGTTGCATAAAGACAAGATCGGACTCAAGCGGAATCGAACGTTCATACCTGCGCTGGAGTGGGAAGAGACATTGGAAAAATCCCTCGAGACCATTCAGTCGTACCATCAATCCATGCAGGAAGGGGAGTTTGCGGTTCAGCCGCGGAAATGCACGACCTATTGTCCCTATAAGCGCATCTGTCGGTTTGATCCGATTCAAAGTATCGCTTTCGAGCAGCAAAAGCAAGGAATGAAGGAAGAGGAGAAGGAGGGAAAAATTTGA
- a CDS encoding 1,4-alpha-glucan branching protein domain-containing protein: MKTGYLALVLHAHLPFVKHPESTDYLEERWLFEAITETYLPLLHVYETLMEENIDFRITMSMTPTLISMLQDPLLQERYEKHLVSLLELAHKERERVQEQPEFQPAVNMYIERFSRNMELWQQYGGNLLKGFRKIQDAGKLELITSAATHAFLPLVMRKEAVRAQIATGVELHTQVFGKAPKGIWLPECGYFPGIEEILRECQLQYFFVDTHGVLDANPQPLFGVYSPIVTARGVAAFARDPESSKQVWSSQEGYPGDPDYREYYRDIGFDLDLDTIRPYIHKDGIRIHTGMKYYRITGQGVDKQTYQPQWASEKAAIHAGNFMFNRQRQVEYLQSQMGRSPIVVAPYDAELFGHWWFEGPQWIDYLFRKIYCDQSTIACITPSEYLNLYSDYQECQMSMSSWGRHGYADVWLQGNNDWVYPALHEMEAVMIELTERFPHAKGVQRRVLNQAARELMLAQSSDWAFIMDSQTFVDYAVKRTKWHVNRFHTLVEMLETNQIQEDWLTEIEIHDSVFPDVDYRVYHPEYRFGCVLPEQNLANMVAPVRSRQKPSVVMLSWEFPPMIVGGLSRHVYDLSIALVKHGWDVHVITGDVDGCPAYERVAGVHVHRAYVQRPAGESFHSWVFQLNLAMIDCVRGLLQTGLAFELIHAHDWLVCLAAKQLKQELQIPLLCTIHATEWGRNHGIHSDLQHRIHNTEWQLTYESERVIVCSESMLEEVCAIFWLDRNKVDVIPNGVDFSQIQIPAGMLASKRPFADESQKIIFFVGRLVREKGVHLLIEAAPSIIRAVPEAKIVIAGRGPMLAELEARAIELGISESLLFTGFIEDSTRNQLLQVASVCVFPSLYEPFGIVALEAMAAGTPVVVSDTGGLKDIVTHGVDGATFYTGHVQSLSDQIVSILRDEEYGRTLAKHAKEKIYQTYQWDAIAEKTIRAYQAIRSEHELFTGMRQVSSTTISQTDY; encoded by the coding sequence ATGAAGACCGGATATCTGGCCTTGGTTTTGCATGCACATTTGCCTTTTGTTAAACATCCGGAAAGTACGGATTATTTGGAAGAACGCTGGTTATTCGAAGCGATCACCGAGACGTATCTTCCCTTATTACATGTCTACGAAACCTTGATGGAAGAAAACATTGATTTTCGCATCACGATGAGCATGACTCCCACACTGATCTCGATGCTGCAAGATCCGCTTTTGCAAGAACGCTATGAAAAACATCTGGTATCTTTACTGGAATTAGCGCACAAGGAAAGGGAACGGGTACAGGAGCAGCCGGAGTTTCAGCCCGCTGTGAATATGTATATCGAACGATTTTCACGAAATATGGAGTTGTGGCAGCAATATGGCGGAAATTTGCTGAAAGGTTTCCGCAAGATTCAAGATGCAGGCAAGTTGGAATTGATTACGTCAGCAGCTACCCATGCGTTTTTGCCCCTGGTCATGAGAAAAGAAGCTGTGCGTGCACAAATTGCAACCGGGGTAGAATTGCACACACAAGTATTCGGCAAGGCGCCAAAAGGAATTTGGTTGCCGGAATGCGGATATTTCCCGGGAATTGAAGAAATCTTGCGGGAATGTCAGTTGCAGTATTTCTTTGTCGATACACATGGTGTGCTGGATGCCAATCCGCAACCGTTATTCGGCGTATATTCCCCGATTGTGACAGCAAGAGGTGTAGCGGCATTTGCCCGTGATCCCGAATCTTCCAAACAAGTCTGGAGTTCGCAAGAAGGCTATCCGGGTGATCCGGATTATCGGGAATACTATCGGGATATCGGTTTTGATCTCGATCTTGATACCATTCGTCCTTATATCCATAAAGATGGCATACGCATTCATACTGGAATGAAATATTACCGCATTACCGGGCAAGGTGTTGACAAACAGACATACCAGCCGCAATGGGCAAGTGAAAAAGCAGCGATTCATGCAGGCAATTTTATGTTTAACCGACAGCGCCAAGTCGAATACCTGCAGTCACAAATGGGACGCTCCCCGATCGTGGTGGCCCCCTATGATGCGGAACTATTTGGACATTGGTGGTTTGAAGGCCCGCAATGGATCGATTATCTCTTCCGGAAAATATATTGCGATCAATCAACGATCGCCTGTATCACACCGTCAGAATATTTGAATCTGTATTCCGACTATCAAGAGTGTCAAATGTCGATGTCATCATGGGGACGTCACGGCTATGCAGATGTTTGGCTGCAAGGAAATAACGATTGGGTGTATCCGGCGCTGCATGAAATGGAAGCGGTCATGATCGAATTAACCGAGCGATTCCCGCATGCAAAAGGAGTACAACGGCGTGTGTTGAACCAGGCGGCACGGGAATTGATGTTGGCACAAAGCAGCGACTGGGCTTTCATCATGGATTCCCAGACATTTGTCGATTACGCCGTGAAACGAACCAAGTGGCATGTGAATCGATTTCATACATTAGTGGAAATGTTGGAAACCAATCAGATTCAGGAAGATTGGCTGACAGAAATAGAGATCCACGACAGTGTATTTCCAGACGTGGATTACCGGGTCTATCATCCCGAGTATCGTTTTGGATGTGTGCTGCCTGAACAAAATTTGGCAAACATGGTTGCGCCCGTTCGATCCAGGCAAAAGCCAAGTGTTGTCATGTTAAGCTGGGAGTTTCCGCCGATGATTGTTGGCGGTTTATCCAGACATGTATATGATTTGTCGATCGCTTTAGTCAAACATGGCTGGGATGTGCACGTCATTACGGGAGATGTGGATGGATGTCCGGCATATGAAAGAGTTGCCGGTGTGCATGTACATAGAGCATACGTACAGCGTCCCGCCGGAGAATCGTTTCATTCCTGGGTATTCCAACTGAATCTGGCCATGATCGATTGCGTTCGCGGATTGTTGCAAACGGGCCTCGCGTTTGAACTCATACATGCACATGACTGGCTTGTTTGTCTTGCCGCCAAACAATTGAAGCAGGAGTTGCAAATCCCGTTGCTTTGTACCATTCACGCCACGGAATGGGGACGAAATCATGGCATACATTCCGATTTGCAGCATAGAATTCACAATACCGAGTGGCAGCTCACATATGAATCGGAGCGAGTGATCGTATGCAGTGAATCGATGTTGGAAGAAGTATGCGCAATTTTCTGGCTGGACCGGAACAAAGTGGACGTGATCCCCAACGGGGTAGATTTTTCACAAATTCAAATTCCGGCGGGTATGCTTGCATCGAAGCGGCCATTTGCTGATGAGTCGCAGAAGATCATCTTTTTCGTCGGACGATTGGTGCGTGAAAAAGGTGTGCATCTGTTGATCGAAGCTGCGCCAAGCATTATCCGGGCAGTTCCGGAAGCGAAAATCGTGATTGCCGGGCGTGGGCCTATGTTGGCGGAACTAGAGGCAAGAGCAATCGAACTGGGGATTTCCGAATCTTTATTGTTTACCGGTTTTATTGAAGATTCCACACGAAATCAATTGCTGCAAGTTGCTTCTGTTTGTGTATTTCCAAGCCTATATGAACCGTTTGGCATCGTTGCGCTGGAAGCAATGGCTGCCGGCACTCCAGTCGTAGTCTCTGATACCGGCGGTTTAAAAGATATCGTAACACATGGGGTAGATGGCGCTACATTTTATACGGGCCACGTACAATCTTTGTCCGATCAAATTGTATCGATTTTACGGGATGAAGAATACGGCCGAACGCTGGCGAAACATGCAAAGGAAAAAATATATCAGACATACCAGTGGGATGCGATCGCGGAAAAAACGATACGTGCATACCAAGCGATACGGTCGGAACATGAGTTGTTTACAGGGATGCGTCAAGTATCTTCTACTACCATATCTCAAACAGACTACTAA
- a CDS encoding DUF4912 domain-containing protein — protein sequence MEDTMLKRILEMLEQGYKYSDIVRETGLSYGKIRYRIRKHGNPHVSAAIQEEEDKISYKQENQQAHQRNIYEEHWTRERKKSGIFAVAKDSTTIFAYWFVKEDRRIWAEQFFQMNWYDIPVFLRVYDVTDIEFNGYNAHHTNEIPVHHHTDNWYIHNLQPGRNYIIDYGFRAPEQEFLTLLRSNCVSTPNVRTERYAQPGLRFQAIHS from the coding sequence ATGGAAGACACAATGCTAAAGAGAATATTGGAAATGCTCGAACAAGGGTACAAGTATTCCGATATTGTCCGGGAAACTGGGTTAAGTTACGGCAAAATTCGGTATCGTATACGAAAACACGGAAACCCGCATGTTTCAGCAGCCATCCAAGAGGAAGAGGACAAAATATCTTACAAGCAAGAAAACCAACAGGCACATCAACGGAACATTTACGAAGAGCACTGGACAAGAGAACGCAAAAAATCTGGCATTTTTGCCGTAGCCAAAGATTCTACAACAATTTTTGCCTACTGGTTTGTGAAAGAAGACCGGCGGATCTGGGCAGAACAGTTTTTTCAGATGAATTGGTACGACATACCGGTTTTTTTAAGAGTTTATGACGTTACAGACATTGAATTCAATGGATATAACGCACATCATACCAATGAGATCCCCGTTCATCATCATACGGATAACTGGTATATCCATAATTTGCAGCCGGGTCGAAACTACATTATCGACTACGGATTCCGCGCCCCTGAGCAAGAATTTTTAACTCTATTACGCTCCAATTGTGTATCGACTCCGAATGTCAGAACGGAACGATATGCGCAGCCTGGATTGCGTTTTCAAGCCATTCATAGCTAA
- a CDS encoding AAA family ATPase: MGVIRVRMDRTNWQHYFGTASHQYTDQETIRMRLDPVKMRLILEQTTQQSCLRMFLPVRSFDPSEIPGDSIYVVYAHQLQQAFETFNRKGSDTITLEFRTNTLTFLDAGKSYRVPVEYQLAEDGNVQTNRSEQIQFASVAKSSYASGQWLISSEFLQLLQTTQGSSIPFEIQDQLATIFSQTVPVYADTSFSGSFPKEPFVRFLRWMDLPATVSLQMYEDKCMRLQMLDSEVGGEAEIRFNKRTKVFFPLKKQELQGMTFAVADVKTALKIFSQILNCSYPLATPMYLQYGEYGLRLSTVYECSGMRATIPFARTPRHIQEKKGWIQSRNVIMFCEALENRMDADRLELTEQTIELTGVTVPFADMDVFDPETFADESQFRTTMEAMVQTEKWEPAKSIQLVFGKVKDFVKHIEHVPGDILRISSNAGIVDIAIDEQLVRTRKMSKRVATGDYAMKMAQVLRILQPFQESSETATIRFTGYDNRFASFNIVYRNVCYQVWLPADMATEQNIESGTMDVDGSTEQEDEGIRASTIEMEMNDWIGLSDLKQQVTKIVNYVSFERKRQSVISVKETVPSLHMCFSGNPGTGKTMTARFLGKLLQQAGVLKSGHVVEVDRQKLIGQHIGHSEANLAKYIQQAIGGILFIDEAHALYKAESAKDYGHDLIHVLVKAMEDYRSQLVVILAGYKKEMGEFLNSNIGLRDRIPFYLDFPDFTIEELLQIAKQMAKNQYSYELDANVDGVLRELIEKARVDDTFGNARMIRNLIEQAVINHANRVAADSSQEFDPYTVLTKEDFTFAESTNSSHNPVWERIQGTVGLKEVKDTLKQIGNLLVFDQKRLELGIESKPPMMHMAFTGNPGTGKTMVARLIGEWLKEIGLLKRGHFVEVSAKDLIAGYVGQTVHKTAAKIREALGGILFIDEAYALAKGGLRQYGEEAIAVLVKEMDEQRGNLVVILAGYKKEMEELLHVNPGLKSRIRFHLEFPDYQASELVEIFKQKAAQEKFEMPSEVEERLWEYFINCTAAFDGMSGNGRLAENVFEKTRLALATRIQNHGMDQMEDLLTLTVADIPSIPGAET, encoded by the coding sequence ATGGGCGTGATTCGTGTTCGCATGGATCGTACGAACTGGCAGCACTATTTTGGAACCGCATCACACCAATACACAGATCAGGAAACCATTCGCATGCGGTTGGACCCGGTCAAGATGCGCTTGATCCTGGAACAAACAACACAACAGAGTTGTTTACGAATGTTTCTTCCAGTCCGCTCGTTTGATCCCTCCGAGATCCCCGGGGATTCTATATATGTTGTGTATGCGCATCAACTGCAGCAAGCCTTTGAAACGTTCAATCGCAAAGGTTCCGATACGATAACGTTGGAATTCCGGACAAATACGCTGACATTTTTAGATGCCGGAAAGTCGTATCGGGTACCTGTCGAATATCAATTGGCGGAAGATGGGAACGTACAAACGAATCGTTCCGAGCAAATACAGTTCGCTTCCGTTGCGAAAAGTTCCTATGCATCTGGGCAATGGTTGATTTCATCTGAATTTTTACAACTCCTGCAAACAACACAAGGTTCTTCGATTCCATTTGAAATACAAGATCAGTTGGCAACCATTTTCAGCCAAACAGTCCCGGTGTATGCGGATACCTCATTTTCCGGTTCATTTCCCAAAGAACCGTTTGTTCGTTTTTTGCGATGGATGGATCTGCCTGCGACTGTCAGTTTGCAAATGTATGAGGACAAATGCATGCGCCTGCAAATGTTAGATTCCGAAGTCGGCGGTGAAGCTGAGATTCGATTCAACAAACGGACAAAAGTATTTTTCCCGTTGAAAAAGCAAGAATTGCAGGGAATGACGTTTGCGGTTGCAGATGTCAAAACAGCCTTGAAAATTTTTTCCCAAATATTAAATTGTTCCTATCCATTGGCCACACCCATGTATCTGCAATATGGGGAATATGGTCTAAGGCTTTCGACCGTTTACGAATGTTCGGGCATGCGTGCAACGATTCCATTTGCTCGTACGCCAAGACACATCCAGGAGAAAAAAGGGTGGATTCAAAGCCGGAACGTAATCATGTTCTGCGAAGCGCTTGAGAATCGCATGGATGCAGATCGGCTGGAACTGACGGAGCAGACCATTGAACTTACTGGCGTAACCGTTCCGTTTGCCGATATGGATGTTTTTGATCCGGAAACGTTTGCAGATGAGAGTCAGTTCCGCACAACAATGGAAGCTATGGTACAGACAGAAAAATGGGAACCAGCCAAATCGATTCAATTGGTATTTGGAAAGGTCAAAGATTTTGTCAAACATATTGAACACGTACCAGGTGATATTCTCCGCATTTCTTCCAACGCGGGCATTGTGGATATTGCCATTGACGAACAGCTTGTGCGAACACGCAAAATGTCCAAACGCGTGGCAACCGGCGACTATGCAATGAAAATGGCTCAAGTATTGCGGATATTACAACCCTTCCAGGAATCATCAGAGACAGCTACGATACGGTTTACCGGTTATGACAATCGATTCGCCTCCTTTAACATCGTATATCGCAATGTTTGTTATCAGGTTTGGCTGCCTGCTGATATGGCAACAGAGCAAAACATAGAATCCGGGACAATGGATGTGGATGGATCGACGGAACAGGAGGATGAGGGAATACGCGCCTCGACCATCGAAATGGAAATGAACGACTGGATTGGTTTATCGGACTTAAAACAACAGGTTACTAAGATTGTCAACTATGTCAGTTTTGAGCGAAAACGCCAATCCGTGATTTCCGTAAAAGAAACGGTTCCATCGTTGCACATGTGTTTTTCCGGCAATCCCGGCACAGGAAAAACGATGACTGCCCGTTTCCTGGGAAAATTGTTACAACAGGCAGGTGTATTGAAAAGCGGCCATGTGGTGGAAGTGGATCGGCAAAAACTGATCGGTCAGCATATCGGACATTCCGAAGCCAACCTGGCCAAATACATTCAGCAGGCAATCGGCGGCATTCTTTTCATTGATGAAGCACATGCGCTGTATAAAGCGGAATCGGCTAAAGATTACGGGCATGATCTGATCCATGTACTCGTAAAGGCGATGGAAGACTACCGCTCCCAGCTCGTCGTGATTTTAGCCGGGTACAAGAAGGAAATGGGGGAATTTCTCAACTCCAATATCGGTTTGCGGGATCGCATCCCTTTTTATCTGGATTTTCCCGACTTTACGATTGAGGAATTGCTGCAAATTGCAAAGCAGATGGCGAAGAACCAGTATTCCTATGAACTTGATGCAAATGTTGATGGCGTATTGCGGGAATTGATTGAAAAGGCGCGTGTCGATGATACATTTGGCAATGCGCGGATGATCCGAAACTTGATTGAGCAAGCGGTGATCAACCACGCGAACCGGGTGGCTGCCGACAGCAGTCAGGAGTTCGATCCGTATACCGTTTTGACAAAAGAAGATTTTACATTTGCAGAATCGACAAACTCAAGCCACAATCCCGTCTGGGAGCGAATTCAAGGGACGGTGGGGCTTAAGGAAGTAAAAGATACGCTCAAGCAAATTGGAAATCTTTTGGTCTTCGATCAAAAACGTCTGGAATTGGGGATCGAATCAAAGCCGCCAATGATGCATATGGCATTTACGGGAAATCCGGGAACCGGGAAAACGATGGTTGCCCGATTGATCGGGGAATGGCTGAAAGAGATCGGTTTGCTAAAACGAGGGCATTTTGTGGAAGTGAGTGCAAAAGACCTGATTGCAGGATATGTGGGGCAGACGGTTCATAAAACAGCGGCAAAAATCCGGGAAGCGCTCGGCGGCATCCTTTTTATTGATGAAGCATATGCACTCGCCAAAGGCGGACTCAGGCAATATGGCGAAGAAGCAATTGCCGTCCTGGTCAAAGAAATGGATGAGCAAAGGGGCAATCTTGTCGTCATTCTGGCCGGCTATAAGAAAGAGATGGAAGAACTTTTGCATGTGAATCCGGGTCTTAAAAGCCGGATTCGTTTTCACTTGGAATTTCCGGACTATCAAGCTTCAGAACTGGTGGAAATATTCAAACAAAAAGCCGCGCAAGAAAAATTCGAAATGCCATCTGAAGTGGAAGAACGGCTCTGGGAATATTTTATCAACTGTACAGCCGCTTTTGACGGAATGTCAGGAAATGGGCGTCTGGCGGAAAATGTATTTGAAAAAACGCGCCTTGCATTGGCGACACGTATCCAAAACCATGGGATGGATCAGATGGAAGACTTGTTGACACTTACAGTTGCAGATATTCCTTCCATTCCAGGAGCGGAGACTTGA
- a CDS encoding P-II family nitrogen regulator, producing the protein MKKIETYFRPEKLHDVIRELRLVGVTGFSVLPVQGRGQQKDITGVYRGKTFQINLHPKLKMEIVVSDEFVKATIEAIVKGAKTGQMGDGKIFVTPVLEAYNIRTGITDETIDELNR; encoded by the coding sequence ATGAAAAAGATCGAAACCTATTTTCGTCCTGAGAAGCTGCACGATGTGATTCGTGAACTGCGGTTGGTTGGAGTGACCGGATTTTCCGTATTGCCTGTACAAGGAAGAGGACAGCAAAAGGATATCACTGGCGTGTATCGCGGCAAGACGTTTCAAATTAATCTGCATCCCAAGTTGAAAATGGAGATTGTCGTTTCGGACGAATTTGTCAAAGCGACTATTGAGGCGATTGTGAAAGGTGCAAAAACCGGGCAAATGGGCGATGGAAAGATTTTTGTGACTCCTGTCCTTGAGGCCTATAATATACGGACTGGAATTACGGACGAAACGATTGATGAACTAAACCGTTAA
- a CDS encoding retroviral-like aspartic protease family protein, translating into MAIENIVIDTGAAETILSPDAVEEIGIFAELDDYVHSFYGIGGSLHNFYSKQVDGVNLGSVNFANVRLDFGVIDPYGNINGLLGLDILMKLNAVIDLKNLKLSLEI; encoded by the coding sequence ATGGCGATTGAGAATATAGTCATTGATACAGGGGCTGCGGAAACAATCCTTTCCCCTGATGCTGTTGAGGAGATTGGTATTTTTGCTGAACTTGATGACTATGTACATTCTTTTTACGGTATCGGTGGGAGCTTACATAACTTTTATTCCAAACAGGTTGACGGTGTAAATTTAGGATCAGTGAATTTCGCCAATGTTAGGCTGGATTTTGGAGTTATCGATCCATATGGCAATATTAATGGGCTTCTGGGTCTTGACATCTTGATGAAGTTAAATGCAGTCATAGACTTGAAGAATTTAAAATTATCACTTGAAATTTGA